The following proteins are co-located in the Anser cygnoides isolate HZ-2024a breed goose chromosome 2, Taihu_goose_T2T_genome, whole genome shotgun sequence genome:
- the EIF1B gene encoding eukaryotic translation initiation factor 1b isoform X2, whose product MGRLLPVDPFADATKGDDLLPAGTEDYIHIRIQQRNGRKTLTTVQGIADDYDKKKLVKAFKKKFACNGTVIEHPEYGEVIQLQGDQRKNICQFLLEIGIVKEEQLKVHGF is encoded by the exons ATGGGGCGGCTGCTACCCGTTG aTCCCTTTGCTGATGCAACAAAGGGTGACGACTTACTCCCAGCAGGGACTGAGGATTACATTCATATAAGGATCCAACAGCGAAACGGAAGAAAGACACTAACAACCGTTCAGGGAATTGCAGATGACTATGATAAGAAGAAACTTGTGAAAGCCTTCAAAAAG AAATTTGCTTGTAATGGTACTGTGATTGAACATCCTGAATACGGTGAAGTTATCCAGCTTCAAGGTGACCAGAGGAAGAACATTTGCCAATTCCTTTTGGAG aTTGGCATTGTCAAGGAAGAACAACTGAAAGTTCATGGTTTCTAA
- the EIF1B gene encoding eukaryotic translation initiation factor 1b isoform X1, whose amino-acid sequence MSSIQNLQSFDPFADATKGDDLLPAGTEDYIHIRIQQRNGRKTLTTVQGIADDYDKKKLVKAFKKKFACNGTVIEHPEYGEVIQLQGDQRKNICQFLLEIGIVKEEQLKVHGF is encoded by the exons ATGTCCTCTATCCAGAACCTCCAGTCCTTCG aTCCCTTTGCTGATGCAACAAAGGGTGACGACTTACTCCCAGCAGGGACTGAGGATTACATTCATATAAGGATCCAACAGCGAAACGGAAGAAAGACACTAACAACCGTTCAGGGAATTGCAGATGACTATGATAAGAAGAAACTTGTGAAAGCCTTCAAAAAG AAATTTGCTTGTAATGGTACTGTGATTGAACATCCTGAATACGGTGAAGTTATCCAGCTTCAAGGTGACCAGAGGAAGAACATTTGCCAATTCCTTTTGGAG aTTGGCATTGTCAAGGAAGAACAACTGAAAGTTCATGGTTTCTAA